The Candidatus Celerinatantimonas neptuna DNA segment TAATATATCTTCGAAATGTGCTTCATTCACATGAAGCGCAGTATTTTACTTAATGATATCGCTTCTTTTTGCGATATCATTAAGCCTGCCGTTTTAATCATCTAAATGCTGCAATGCTTCTTTGGACATCTGAATTTTCTTCCACCAAAGCTCATCTGCGATGATCTCTCCATCTGTATTAATATCTGGTGTCGGGAGTCCTTTTTTGTGACAGATTTTCGCCAACACCGGGTGACCCCCTTCAAAGAGAATACGAGTCTGCTCTTCTGGTGAAAGTTTACAAGGTCCCTGATACATATTGGCATCCTGGCGTTGGCGTTGGGCTTCATACATGATGAGTGCATTGGCAACCGATACGTTGAGCGATTGGACCATTCCCACCATTGGGATGATGATATCCTGATCGGCCAGTGCTAAAGCATGTTCACTGATACCGGTTTTTTCGCGCCCGAGTAAAATAGCTGTTGGTTTTGTATAGTCAATTTCCCGAA contains these protein-coding regions:
- the trmH gene encoding tRNA (guanosine(18)-2'-O)-methyltransferase codes for the protein MAELSVKAVKYRYNQRLFNQKTEIMTPERNHRIRQLLTLRQPDLTVCIENVHKPHNLSAIVRTCDAVGVHQVHAVWKDQSEELRSDTAMGSQNWVQVQSHNTIDQAVSTLKTQGMQILATHLSDKAIDFREIDYTKPTAILLGREKTGISEHALALADQDIIIPMVGMVQSLNVSVANALIMYEAQRQRQDANMYQGPCKLSPEEQTRILFEGGHPVLAKICHKKGLPTPDINTDGEIIADELWWKKIQMSKEALQHLDD